The Populus alba chromosome 6, ASM523922v2, whole genome shotgun sequence genomic interval TCCTCTCCATCTGATGATTATATAGTATGGAAAATGCATGATAGAGCAATTATGCAATTAATTACTGCCACATTATCACCGATTGCTATGTCCTGTGCAATTGGCAGCACTAGTTCTAAAGATTTGTGGATTAGATTAAAGGAACAATTTTCCACTGTGTCTAGGACTAGTATTTTTCAGATGAAATCCAATTTGCAAACCATTAAAAAAGGTTCAGATTCAGTTTCACAGTATCTCCATCGAATTAAAGAGGCTAGGGACTACTTGTCTGCTGCTAGGGTATATTTTGCCGATGAAGACATTGTGATTCTTGCCTTGAATGGCTTACCTGCTGAGTATAATACTTTTAGATGTGTTATACAGGGAAGAGAAAGTGTGATATCATTGAAGGACTTTCGCTCACAATTGCTTGCAGAGGAAGTGATCATTGACACTTCAGTTAATTCTCCGTTCCTATCAGCCATGGTTGCTAGCACCGGTGATACATATACACAAGGTAGTTTCTCTTCACATCATGGGCAGTCTCAGGTGCCTACTAGACAGTTTCAGCCATATAATGGTAACAAGAACAAGGGTAAAGGTCGATTTCCTCAGGGCTCTCGATTCTTTGCTTCTAGACCAGGTTTTTCCTCCATAGCACCTGTGCTTCCCAACTCAAATTCTGGACTCCTTGGTCACTCCCCTGCTCCACAATTTCAACATCCTTCTGCACTCATGGTTCCAATCTGTCAGCTATGCAATTCTGAGGGACACACTGCTCCTTTCTGTGGAGCTTCTCCTCCTAAGAGAGCCAGATGCAACATCTGTGGTAGAAGCAATCATACCTCCTGGTATTGCTTCTATAATGATAAGGGTCCGAATTACATTGCTTCGTATTCTCCACAATCATCCTTTTCTCTGCAGCCACAGTCTCCACAGCATTCTCCATATCCAGCTTCCTCTTCACAGAACAGGGAAGTACATCAATCTCCTATGCAAGTTATGCAGCAATATACTCCATATCAGGCATCATCCTCCCAGAACCGGGAAGTACAACAATCTCCTATGCAAGCTATGCATACAATGATTCACTCTGCCTCTCCAGCATCTTGTTCCCCTGGATCTTCTCAAGTGTGGCTCACCGATTCTGGTGCCACGAATCATATGACGGCTGATTTGGCGAATCTATCACTGGCCTCCCCATATCCTTCCACTGAAACCATTCATACTGCCAATGGTGAAGGTCTGACAGTATCCCACATTGGTCATTCTACTCTTCATTCATCAATGTCTCCAATCAAATTGCATTCTGTGCTTTGTGTTCCTCAAATTACTCAGAATCTGCTATCAGTACATCGtctttgtcttgataataactGTCAACTCATATTTGATGCTTGCTGTTTTTGGATTCAGGACAAAGCCACAGGGAGGATCCTTTACAAAGGGCTGTGCAGTAATGGATTGTACCCTATCCACTCTTTCTCGCTTGCAACCTCTCAAAAGTCTTATCAAGCTACAACTTATCTTGGTCAACTTGTTCAGTCCACCTTATGGCATCATAGGTTAGGTCATCCTACAAATCATATTGTTTCCTTGATATTAAATAAAGCTCACATGCATGTCTCCAAAACACCTACACCTCTCATGTGTCATCCATGTCTTGAAGGCAAGTTTAGTAAACTACCCTTTCCACAGCATGTCAATAAGTCTGTAATTCCATTTGATACTATTCATACTGATTTGTGGGGTCCTGCACCATCTATTTCAGTTGATGGTTATAGATACTATACTATCTTTGTTGATGAGTGTACCAGATATTGCTGGCTTTttcctttaataaataaatctgatttgttttctacctttgttgatttttattcctTTGTTTCTACTCAATTTGCCTCGACCATTAAAACTCTTCAAACTGATGGGGGGGGGGTGAGTATACCAGCAATCGATTGAAGCTTTTTCTTCTTAACAAGGGCATTTCCCATCGCCTTTCTTGTCCATATACTCCTGAACAAAATGAGGTCGCAGAGAGAAAACATAGACACATAATTGAAACCACTATTACCTTATTACGAACCGCTAAATTGCCATCCAAATTCTGGTCTTATGCCTGTCAAACAGCCACTTATCTAATCAATCATATGCCTACTGTTGTTCTACATAATAGCTCACCTTTTGAGATGCTATTTGGATCCTCTCCAATTATTACACATTTTCGAATTTTTGGATGTGCTTGTTTTCCTCTTCTCAAGCCTTATAATAACACCAAATTGCAGGCCAAAACTACCAAATGTTTGTTTCTTGGATATGCCACACAATATAAAGGCTATCTATGCTATCATGTCCCAACAATGAAAATGTTTGTGTCTAGGCATGTTATCTTTGATGAGCACCAGTTTCCATACTTAGATTTAGTGTCTACACCTTCCAACACACTACCATCCAGTCCGCTGTCTTCTTGTCCTGTGACTGTTGTCAATCCCATAAATTCCATTGTCTCAACCAGCTTAGCATCTCCTTCTCACCCATCTCCCACTCATACCCCTGCCCCATCTACAGACTCTGTTAGTCCACAGTCCATTACTGCTCCACCTTCAGCCTCTCCTCTGCTCCCTGTGGCACCTGATATTAGTATGCAATCTGATTTAGCTTCTCATAGCTTTATTCCTGATAATCTGCAAGTGGTGTTGTCCATTCCTCCACTTAATCTTCATCCGATGCAGACTCGAAGCAAGAGTGGGATTATCAAACAGAAGGCTTTCTTAGCCACTATCCACGTTCCTGCGGCCCCTGACCTGCAATTGGTTGAACCACCCAATTACAAGGCTTCCCTTAAAATTCCTGTGTGGCTACAGGCCATGAAAGCAGAAGTTGATGCCTTACATACTCAAGGTACTTGGAGTTTAGTTTCATTTCCAGCAAACAGGAACCTTGTTGGCTGTAAGTGGATTTTTAAGATCAAGAGACATTCTGATGGTTCTATTGCCAGACACAAAGCAAGGTTAGTTTCTAAGGGCTTTAGTCAGGAACCTGGATTGAATTATGGGGAGACGTTTAGTCCTGTAGTCAAACCTACCACAGTCCGGTTAGTTTTGGCTCTTGCTGCACATTTTAACTGGTCTCTACGACAATTAGAtgtcaaaaatgcatttttgtaTGGTATTCTCCAAGAGGAAGTCTATATGTCTCAACCTCCCGGTTTTGAAGATCTCAATCATCCTCAACTCGTCTGTAAACTGCATAAATCTTTGTATGGCCTCAAACAGGCTCCTCGCGCTTGGAATGACAGGTTTACTTAGTTCCTTCCTTCTTTGGGTTTTGAAACCACTTATTCTGATTCTTCGTTATTTGTCA includes:
- the LOC140955691 gene encoding uncharacterized protein isoform X1, which produces MVTAMQLQLLQSPVTALISSIPTSVNVKLDESNYLNWNFQMQLLLESNGIMGYVDGLLPCPPQHCSISAESGITSSSSPSDDYIVWKMHDRAIMQLITATLSPIAMSCAIGSTSSKDLWIRLKEQFSTVSRTSIFQMKSNLQTIKKGSDSVSQYLHRIKEARDYLSAARVYFADEDIVILALNGLPAEYNTFRCVIQGRESVISLKDFRSQLLAEEVIIDTSVNSPFLSAMVASTGDTYTQGSFSSHHGQSQVPTRQFQPYNGNKNKGKGRFPQGSRFFASRPGFSSIAPVLPNSNSGLLGHSPAPQFQHPSALMVPICQLCNSEGHTAPFCGASPPKRARCNICGRSNHTSWYCFYNDKGPNYIASYSPQSSFSLQPQSPQHSPYPASSSQNREVHQSPMQVMQQYTPYQASSSQNREVQQSPMQAMHTMIHSASPASCSPGSSQVWLTDSGATNHMTADLANLSLASPYPSTETIHTANGEGQSHREDPLQRAVQ
- the LOC140955691 gene encoding uncharacterized protein isoform X2, which codes for MNRTTSIGTSRCNFYLKVMELWGMLMVCSPVHLNIVQSRLNLGRESVISLKDFRSQLLAEEVIIDTSVNSPFLSAMVASTGDTYTQGSFSSHHGQSQVPTRQFQPYNGNKNKGKGRFPQGSRFFASRPGFSSIAPVLPNSNSGLLGHSPAPQFQHPSALMVPICQLCNSEGHTAPFCGASPPKRARCNICGRSNHTSWYCFYNDKGPNYIASYSPQSSFSLQPQSPQHSPYPASSSQNREVHQSPMQVMQQYTPYQASSSQNREVQQSPMQAMHTMIHSASPASCSPGSSQVWLTDSGATNHMTADLANLSLASPYPSTETIHTANGEGQSHREDPLQRAVQ